The Triplophysa rosa linkage group LG25, Trosa_1v2, whole genome shotgun sequence genome window below encodes:
- the rrbp1b gene encoding ribosome-binding protein 1b isoform X2: MDVYDPQTLGIVVFGGFMVFSAIGITLVSTFSMKEMSFEEALAKQRQESGKTQPQRSDKKKKASEKKSKAKKKEEKPNGKLPESEAESGTEAVIEHIEPEQVPKVEPEPQPEPKPVPVAEPEVNPNPAVPEPKVISQPAAPKPEVVKCFSPAVVSVVAAPLAPSQKEKKKKKVAKVEPAPVKPVEVPEVTVKEVPVVAEVKVKAKVISEVASLPKVEEPKTEGPTKKKSKKKSEPVVTVETVDTPQQSPFKTLVSSLNNALFSEPEMQKLIGILSKKAGKDSWQLASQKGDPLAALKKQLEEKEKQLTTEQENAAAAKTRVHELTKELNSAKSKMTSVETRMSAELSAREQRIAALQASLQERLQASLQEHVLETQQLNSKIQSLQEQLENGPNAQLARLQQENSILRDALNQATSQAESRQNAEVAKMRQDCLHLNQKLNERTVAQHAEEERRKALEAKMAATEEQLTQTKASRVEGEQALQQKLDQVSEGLRQAQNSSNTLQTQLDTVKEQVKIVDELQERMRVTEAELQDKCKELETLREQLSQTPKETQTDNSEEVQQLKSSLKEREDQLTSLEAELSQLTEELDTKKNATGTHMRNTANNVEVEPPFENLEKDARMISLEEELQQIKEEMERMKTKSNELREKNYAAVEALAAAERLGEERLSQARAAQSEAEQRLNSFQNDARNALQTLFPHVAIETHQSNWLEVFTQAQASLTHIQQIPEASQNEVSSSELTELQQKLVQSEESGRLLQAECEQYKSTLSETESMLKVLQKSVGEGELAWKSKISDAEEQRLATLDQVKVLEETMERMKADTQDTEQLKGQVMLMEAQLEKQLESITISQTYEEEMSQLKTLLSEAHSHLMSAKAEAQEQKAELSLAQMQLEEATNKLQTEENTRQRLTSDYEQLQKCVKDLEAQLEELKASGDGPNEEQKERLEKEMKLTQDLNQSATKLQDVLKSTQEELTKEKETVKSQQEQIQGKETEESKEGTSV; the protein is encoded by the exons ATGGATGTTTACGACCCTCAAACTCTGGGCATCGTGGTGTTTGGTGGCTTCATGGTATTTTCTGCCATCGGCATCACGCTTGTATCAACTTTTTCCATGAAGGAAATGTCTTTCGAGGAAGCTTTAGCCAAACAACGACAAGAATCAGGCAAGACTCAACCCCAACGCTCGGACAAGAAGAAAAAGGCATCCGAAAAGAAAAGCAAGGCCAAGAAGAAGGAAGAGAAACCAAATGGGAAGCTTCCTGAATCTGAGGCAGAGTCGGGCACTGAAGCTGTCATTGAGCATATCGAGCCCGAACAGGTACCCAAAGTGGAGCCAGAACCCCAACCCGAACCTAAACCTGTGCCTGTTGCTGAGCCAGAAGTTAATCCCAACCCAGCTGTTCCTGAGCCTAAAGTTATTTCCCAGCCAGCTGCTCCCAAACCTGAGGTTGTTAAGTGTTTTTCCCCTGCTGTTGTAAGTGTTGTAGCTGCTCCACTTGCTCCATCCCAGAAggagaaaaagaagaagaaggtTGCCAAGGTGGAACCAGCCCCTGTCAAGCctgtggaggttccagaggtcacAGTAAAGGAGGTGCCAGTTGTTGCTGAGGTGAAAGTAAAAGCAAAAGTCATCTCTGAAGTTGCTTCTCTCCCAAAGGTTGAGGAACCTAAAACTGAAGGTCCAACCAAGAAGAAATCTAAGAAAAAGTCTGAGCCAG TGGTTACTGTGGAGACGGTGGATACCCCCCAGCAGTCACCATTCAAAACTCTGGTTTCCAGTCTGAACAATGCTTTGTTTAGTGAACCTGAAATGCAGAAACTCATTGGGATCCTCAGCAAGAAGGCAGGAAAGGACTCCTGGCAATTG GCATCTCAGAAGGGCGACCCATTGGCGGCACTGAAGAAGCAGCTGGAAGAAAAGGAGAAGCAGTTGACCACTGAGCAGGAGAACGCAGCTGCAGCAAAGACCCGTGTCCATGAGCTTACCAAG GAGCTGAACTCTGCAAAGAGCAAAATGACATCCGTAGAAACCCGCATGAGCGCCGAGCTAAGTGCCCGTGAACAGAGGATCGCAGCTCTGCAGGCCAGCCTGCAGGAGCGCCTGCAAGCATCCCTCCAGGAGCATGTCCTCGAGACACAGCAGCTCAACAGCAAG ATCCAGAGCCTGCAAGAGCAGTTAGAAAATGGACCAAACGCTCAGCTGGCCCGTCTGCAACAGGAGAACTCCATTCTCAGAGATGCCCTCAACCAGGCCACAAGTCAGGCGGAGAGCAG GCAGAATGCAGAGGTGGCCAAGATGCGTCAAGACTGTTTACATCTCAACCAAAAGTTGAACGAGCGTACAGTCGCACAGCATGCCGAGGAAGAACGCAGGAAGGCTCTGGAGGCCAAGATGGCTGCCACTGAAGAACAGCTAACACAAACAAAA GCGTCTCGTGTGGAGGGAGAACAAGCTCTGCAGCAAAAGTTAGATCAAGTCAGCGAAGGACTTCGGCAGGCTCAGAACAGCAGCAACACCCTACAGACTCAACTAGACACAGTGAAAGAGCAGGTCAAGATCGTCGATG AGCTCCAAGAGCGTATGCGCGTTACAGAAGCAGAGCTACAGGACAAGTGCAAAGAGCTGGAGACTTTGAGAGAACAGTTGTCTCAGACACCAAAAGAGACCCAG ACTGACAATTCAGAGGAGGTTCAACAGTTGAAGAGCAG TCTGAAAGAAAGGGAGGATCAGCTGACATCACTGGAGGCGGAGCTTAGTCAGCTAACAGAGGAGCTTGACACAAAAAAGAATGCCACGGGGACTCACATGAGGAATACGG CCAACAACGTTGAAGTAGAGCCACCATTTGAGAA tttggaGAAGGACGCTCGTATGATCTCACTGGAGGAGGAACTTCAGCAGATTAAAGAAGAGATGGAGCGAATGAAGACCAAGAGCAAT GAACTGAGGGAGAAGAACTATGCTGCAGTGGAGGCGCTGGCTGCTGCTGAACGGTTGGGTGAAGAACGATTGAGTCAAGCCAGGGCCGCCCAG AGTGAGGCAGAACAGCGGCTAAACTCATTCCAGAATGATGCCAGAAACGCACTTCAGACTCTCTTTCCTCACGTCGCTATAGAAACGCATCAG AGTAACTGGCTGGAGGTGTTTACACAAGCACAGGCGTCCCTCACTCACATACAACAGATTCCAGAAGCATCACAGAATGAAGTGTCAAGCTCAGAACTGACG GAACTACAACAGAAGCTTGTCCAATCAGAGGAGAGTGGGCGGTTACTGCAGGCTGAGTGTGAACAGTACAAATCCACTCTCAGTGAAACG gagAGCATGCTGAAGGTTTTGCAGAAGAGTGTGGGGGAAGGAGAGCTGGCATGGAAGTCAAAGATCTCAGATGCAGAAGAGCAAAGGCTGGCG ACCCTGGATCAGGTGAAGGTCCTGGAGGAGACGATGGAGAGAATGAAAGCCGACACACAGGACACAGAACAG CTGAAGGGTCAGGTGATGCTGATGGAAGCACAGCTGGAGAAACAGCTGGAGTCCATAACCATCAGTCAGACATATGAAGAAGAGATGTCTCAG ctGAAGACATTGTTATCAGAAGCTCACAGTCATCTGATGTCCGCCAAAGCAGAGGCACAGGAGCAAAAAGCAGAACTTTCATTG GCGCAGATGCAACTGGAAGAAGCCACAAATAAACTCCAGACAGAGGAGAACACTAGACAGCGGCTGACAAGCGATTATGAACAG ttgcaGAAGTGTGTGAAGGATCTCGAGGCCCAGTTAGAAGAGCTCAAAGCTTCTGGAGATGGACCaaatgaagaacaaaag gAGAGACTGGAAAAGGAGATGAAATTGACACAAGACCTCAACCAGTCAGCCACTAAACTACAGGATGTCTTGAAGAGCACTCAGGAAGAACTGACCAAAGAGAAGGAGACTGTGAAGAGCCAGCAGGAGCAGATACAGGGCAAG GAAACTGAGGAGTCAAAAGAAGGGACATCTGTCTGA
- the LOC130549009 gene encoding protein PET117 homolog, mitochondrial has protein sequence MSTTSKVVLGLSIVLTFSTVAGVHIKQDWDRQRLREGVLRDLDRVERKRENLRALEQQIQLTRELAAERERRETDTAETHNS, from the exons ATGTCTACGACCTCTAAGGTTGTTCTAGGATTATCGATAGTTCTCACTTTCAGTACCGTCGCAGGCGTCCATATCAAGCAAGACTGGGATAGACAG AGGTTGCGCGAGGGAGTGCTGCGGGATCTGGATCGCGTGGAGCGGAAGCGCGAGAACCTGCGCGCACTCGAGCAGCAGATCCAGCTGACTAGAGAGCTCGCGGCCGAGCGAGAGAGACGAGAGACCGACACGGCGGAGACACACAACTCATAA
- the rrbp1b gene encoding ribosome-binding protein 1b isoform X3, with amino-acid sequence MDVYDPQTLGIVVFGGFMVFSAIGITLVSTFSMKEMSFEEALAKQRQESGKTQPQRSDKKKKASEKKSKAKKKEEKPNGKLPESEAESGTEAVIEHIEPEQVPKVEPEPQPEPKPVPVAEPEVNPNPAVPEPKVISQPAAPKPEVVKCFSPAVVSVVAAPLAPSQKEKKKKKVAKVEPAPVKPVEVPEVTVKEVPVVAEVKVKAKVISEVASLPKVEEPKTEGPTKKKSKKKSEPVVTVETVDTPQQSPFKTLVSSLNNALFSEPEMQKLIGILSKKAGKDSWQLASQKGDPLAALKKQLEEKEKQLTTEQENAAAAKTRVHELTKELNSAKSKMTSVETRMSAELSAREQRIAALQASLQERLQASLQEHVLETQQLNSKIQSLQEQLENGPNAQLARLQQENSILRDALNQATSQAESRQNAEVAKMRQDCLHLNQKLNERTVAQHAEEERRKALEAKMAATEEQLTQTKASRVEGEQALQQKLDQVSEGLRQAQNSSNTLQTQLDTVKEQVKIVDELQERMRVTEAELQDKCKELETLREQLSQTPKETQTDNSEEVQQLKSSLKEREDQLTSLEAELSQLTEELDTKKNATGTHMRNTESANNVEVEPPFENLEKDARMISLEEELQQIKEEMERMKTKSNELREKNYAAVEALAAAERLGEERLSQARAAQSEAEQRLNSFQNDARNALQTLFPHVAIETHQSNWLEVFTQAQASLTHIQQIPEASQNEVSSSELTELQQKLVQSEESGRLLQAECEQYKSTLSETESMLKVLQKSVGEGELAWKSKISDAEEQRLATLDQVKVLEETMERMKADTQDTEQLKGQVMLMEAQLEKQLESITISQTYEEEMSQLKTLLSEAHSHLMSAKAEAQEQKAELSLVRQKLQKVTQHIQNEDTTRSTQVRIGNGHGILRLYGNLHIFSPSCPFKPVKLPFSAEHKRRRVLVTTDPH; translated from the exons ATGGATGTTTACGACCCTCAAACTCTGGGCATCGTGGTGTTTGGTGGCTTCATGGTATTTTCTGCCATCGGCATCACGCTTGTATCAACTTTTTCCATGAAGGAAATGTCTTTCGAGGAAGCTTTAGCCAAACAACGACAAGAATCAGGCAAGACTCAACCCCAACGCTCGGACAAGAAGAAAAAGGCATCCGAAAAGAAAAGCAAGGCCAAGAAGAAGGAAGAGAAACCAAATGGGAAGCTTCCTGAATCTGAGGCAGAGTCGGGCACTGAAGCTGTCATTGAGCATATCGAGCCCGAACAGGTACCCAAAGTGGAGCCAGAACCCCAACCCGAACCTAAACCTGTGCCTGTTGCTGAGCCAGAAGTTAATCCCAACCCAGCTGTTCCTGAGCCTAAAGTTATTTCCCAGCCAGCTGCTCCCAAACCTGAGGTTGTTAAGTGTTTTTCCCCTGCTGTTGTAAGTGTTGTAGCTGCTCCACTTGCTCCATCCCAGAAggagaaaaagaagaagaaggtTGCCAAGGTGGAACCAGCCCCTGTCAAGCctgtggaggttccagaggtcacAGTAAAGGAGGTGCCAGTTGTTGCTGAGGTGAAAGTAAAAGCAAAAGTCATCTCTGAAGTTGCTTCTCTCCCAAAGGTTGAGGAACCTAAAACTGAAGGTCCAACCAAGAAGAAATCTAAGAAAAAGTCTGAGCCAG TGGTTACTGTGGAGACGGTGGATACCCCCCAGCAGTCACCATTCAAAACTCTGGTTTCCAGTCTGAACAATGCTTTGTTTAGTGAACCTGAAATGCAGAAACTCATTGGGATCCTCAGCAAGAAGGCAGGAAAGGACTCCTGGCAATTG GCATCTCAGAAGGGCGACCCATTGGCGGCACTGAAGAAGCAGCTGGAAGAAAAGGAGAAGCAGTTGACCACTGAGCAGGAGAACGCAGCTGCAGCAAAGACCCGTGTCCATGAGCTTACCAAG GAGCTGAACTCTGCAAAGAGCAAAATGACATCCGTAGAAACCCGCATGAGCGCCGAGCTAAGTGCCCGTGAACAGAGGATCGCAGCTCTGCAGGCCAGCCTGCAGGAGCGCCTGCAAGCATCCCTCCAGGAGCATGTCCTCGAGACACAGCAGCTCAACAGCAAG ATCCAGAGCCTGCAAGAGCAGTTAGAAAATGGACCAAACGCTCAGCTGGCCCGTCTGCAACAGGAGAACTCCATTCTCAGAGATGCCCTCAACCAGGCCACAAGTCAGGCGGAGAGCAG GCAGAATGCAGAGGTGGCCAAGATGCGTCAAGACTGTTTACATCTCAACCAAAAGTTGAACGAGCGTACAGTCGCACAGCATGCCGAGGAAGAACGCAGGAAGGCTCTGGAGGCCAAGATGGCTGCCACTGAAGAACAGCTAACACAAACAAAA GCGTCTCGTGTGGAGGGAGAACAAGCTCTGCAGCAAAAGTTAGATCAAGTCAGCGAAGGACTTCGGCAGGCTCAGAACAGCAGCAACACCCTACAGACTCAACTAGACACAGTGAAAGAGCAGGTCAAGATCGTCGATG AGCTCCAAGAGCGTATGCGCGTTACAGAAGCAGAGCTACAGGACAAGTGCAAAGAGCTGGAGACTTTGAGAGAACAGTTGTCTCAGACACCAAAAGAGACCCAG ACTGACAATTCAGAGGAGGTTCAACAGTTGAAGAGCAG TCTGAAAGAAAGGGAGGATCAGCTGACATCACTGGAGGCGGAGCTTAGTCAGCTAACAGAGGAGCTTGACACAAAAAAGAATGCCACGGGGACTCACATGAGGAATACGGAAAGT GCCAACAACGTTGAAGTAGAGCCACCATTTGAGAA tttggaGAAGGACGCTCGTATGATCTCACTGGAGGAGGAACTTCAGCAGATTAAAGAAGAGATGGAGCGAATGAAGACCAAGAGCAAT GAACTGAGGGAGAAGAACTATGCTGCAGTGGAGGCGCTGGCTGCTGCTGAACGGTTGGGTGAAGAACGATTGAGTCAAGCCAGGGCCGCCCAG AGTGAGGCAGAACAGCGGCTAAACTCATTCCAGAATGATGCCAGAAACGCACTTCAGACTCTCTTTCCTCACGTCGCTATAGAAACGCATCAG AGTAACTGGCTGGAGGTGTTTACACAAGCACAGGCGTCCCTCACTCACATACAACAGATTCCAGAAGCATCACAGAATGAAGTGTCAAGCTCAGAACTGACG GAACTACAACAGAAGCTTGTCCAATCAGAGGAGAGTGGGCGGTTACTGCAGGCTGAGTGTGAACAGTACAAATCCACTCTCAGTGAAACG gagAGCATGCTGAAGGTTTTGCAGAAGAGTGTGGGGGAAGGAGAGCTGGCATGGAAGTCAAAGATCTCAGATGCAGAAGAGCAAAGGCTGGCG ACCCTGGATCAGGTGAAGGTCCTGGAGGAGACGATGGAGAGAATGAAAGCCGACACACAGGACACAGAACAG CTGAAGGGTCAGGTGATGCTGATGGAAGCACAGCTGGAGAAACAGCTGGAGTCCATAACCATCAGTCAGACATATGAAGAAGAGATGTCTCAG ctGAAGACATTGTTATCAGAAGCTCACAGTCATCTGATGTCCGCCAAAGCAGAGGCACAGGAGCAAAAAGCAGAACTTTCATTG GTCAGACAGAAGCTACAAAAGGTCACACAGCATATACAGAATGAGGACACCACACGGTCCACTCAGGTCAGGATAGGGAATGGCCATGGCATCCTTAGGCTTTATGGGAACCTTcacattttctcaccctcgtgtcctttcaaacctgtaaaacttcctttttctgcagaacacaaaagaagaagagtgttggtaaccaccgacccccattga
- the rrbp1b gene encoding ribosome-binding protein 1b isoform X1 codes for MDVYDPQTLGIVVFGGFMVFSAIGITLVSTFSMKEMSFEEALAKQRQESGKTQPQRSDKKKKASEKKSKAKKKEEKPNGKLPESEAESGTEAVIEHIEPEQVPKVEPEPQPEPKPVPVAEPEVNPNPAVPEPKVISQPAAPKPEVVKCFSPAVVSVVAAPLAPSQKEKKKKKVAKVEPAPVKPVEVPEVTVKEVPVVAEVKVKAKVISEVASLPKVEEPKTEGPTKKKSKKKSEPVVTVETVDTPQQSPFKTLVSSLNNALFSEPEMQKLIGILSKKAGKDSWQLASQKGDPLAALKKQLEEKEKQLTTEQENAAAAKTRVHELTKELNSAKSKMTSVETRMSAELSAREQRIAALQASLQERLQASLQEHVLETQQLNSKIQSLQEQLENGPNAQLARLQQENSILRDALNQATSQAESRQNAEVAKMRQDCLHLNQKLNERTVAQHAEEERRKALEAKMAATEEQLTQTKASRVEGEQALQQKLDQVSEGLRQAQNSSNTLQTQLDTVKEQVKIVDELQERMRVTEAELQDKCKELETLREQLSQTPKETQTDNSEEVQQLKSSLKEREDQLTSLEAELSQLTEELDTKKNATGTHMRNTESANNVEVEPPFENLEKDARMISLEEELQQIKEEMERMKTKSNELREKNYAAVEALAAAERLGEERLSQARAAQSEAEQRLNSFQNDARNALQTLFPHVAIETHQSNWLEVFTQAQASLTHIQQIPEASQNEVSSSELTELQQKLVQSEESGRLLQAECEQYKSTLSETESMLKVLQKSVGEGELAWKSKISDAEEQRLATLDQVKVLEETMERMKADTQDTEQLKGQVMLMEAQLEKQLESITISQTYEEEMSQLKTLLSEAHSHLMSAKAEAQEQKAELSLAQMQLEEATNKLQTEENTRQRLTSDYEQLQKCVKDLEAQLEELKASGDGPNEEQKERLEKEMKLTQDLNQSATKLQDVLKSTQEELTKEKETVKSQQEQIQGKETEESKEGTSV; via the exons ATGGATGTTTACGACCCTCAAACTCTGGGCATCGTGGTGTTTGGTGGCTTCATGGTATTTTCTGCCATCGGCATCACGCTTGTATCAACTTTTTCCATGAAGGAAATGTCTTTCGAGGAAGCTTTAGCCAAACAACGACAAGAATCAGGCAAGACTCAACCCCAACGCTCGGACAAGAAGAAAAAGGCATCCGAAAAGAAAAGCAAGGCCAAGAAGAAGGAAGAGAAACCAAATGGGAAGCTTCCTGAATCTGAGGCAGAGTCGGGCACTGAAGCTGTCATTGAGCATATCGAGCCCGAACAGGTACCCAAAGTGGAGCCAGAACCCCAACCCGAACCTAAACCTGTGCCTGTTGCTGAGCCAGAAGTTAATCCCAACCCAGCTGTTCCTGAGCCTAAAGTTATTTCCCAGCCAGCTGCTCCCAAACCTGAGGTTGTTAAGTGTTTTTCCCCTGCTGTTGTAAGTGTTGTAGCTGCTCCACTTGCTCCATCCCAGAAggagaaaaagaagaagaaggtTGCCAAGGTGGAACCAGCCCCTGTCAAGCctgtggaggttccagaggtcacAGTAAAGGAGGTGCCAGTTGTTGCTGAGGTGAAAGTAAAAGCAAAAGTCATCTCTGAAGTTGCTTCTCTCCCAAAGGTTGAGGAACCTAAAACTGAAGGTCCAACCAAGAAGAAATCTAAGAAAAAGTCTGAGCCAG TGGTTACTGTGGAGACGGTGGATACCCCCCAGCAGTCACCATTCAAAACTCTGGTTTCCAGTCTGAACAATGCTTTGTTTAGTGAACCTGAAATGCAGAAACTCATTGGGATCCTCAGCAAGAAGGCAGGAAAGGACTCCTGGCAATTG GCATCTCAGAAGGGCGACCCATTGGCGGCACTGAAGAAGCAGCTGGAAGAAAAGGAGAAGCAGTTGACCACTGAGCAGGAGAACGCAGCTGCAGCAAAGACCCGTGTCCATGAGCTTACCAAG GAGCTGAACTCTGCAAAGAGCAAAATGACATCCGTAGAAACCCGCATGAGCGCCGAGCTAAGTGCCCGTGAACAGAGGATCGCAGCTCTGCAGGCCAGCCTGCAGGAGCGCCTGCAAGCATCCCTCCAGGAGCATGTCCTCGAGACACAGCAGCTCAACAGCAAG ATCCAGAGCCTGCAAGAGCAGTTAGAAAATGGACCAAACGCTCAGCTGGCCCGTCTGCAACAGGAGAACTCCATTCTCAGAGATGCCCTCAACCAGGCCACAAGTCAGGCGGAGAGCAG GCAGAATGCAGAGGTGGCCAAGATGCGTCAAGACTGTTTACATCTCAACCAAAAGTTGAACGAGCGTACAGTCGCACAGCATGCCGAGGAAGAACGCAGGAAGGCTCTGGAGGCCAAGATGGCTGCCACTGAAGAACAGCTAACACAAACAAAA GCGTCTCGTGTGGAGGGAGAACAAGCTCTGCAGCAAAAGTTAGATCAAGTCAGCGAAGGACTTCGGCAGGCTCAGAACAGCAGCAACACCCTACAGACTCAACTAGACACAGTGAAAGAGCAGGTCAAGATCGTCGATG AGCTCCAAGAGCGTATGCGCGTTACAGAAGCAGAGCTACAGGACAAGTGCAAAGAGCTGGAGACTTTGAGAGAACAGTTGTCTCAGACACCAAAAGAGACCCAG ACTGACAATTCAGAGGAGGTTCAACAGTTGAAGAGCAG TCTGAAAGAAAGGGAGGATCAGCTGACATCACTGGAGGCGGAGCTTAGTCAGCTAACAGAGGAGCTTGACACAAAAAAGAATGCCACGGGGACTCACATGAGGAATACGGAAAGT GCCAACAACGTTGAAGTAGAGCCACCATTTGAGAA tttggaGAAGGACGCTCGTATGATCTCACTGGAGGAGGAACTTCAGCAGATTAAAGAAGAGATGGAGCGAATGAAGACCAAGAGCAAT GAACTGAGGGAGAAGAACTATGCTGCAGTGGAGGCGCTGGCTGCTGCTGAACGGTTGGGTGAAGAACGATTGAGTCAAGCCAGGGCCGCCCAG AGTGAGGCAGAACAGCGGCTAAACTCATTCCAGAATGATGCCAGAAACGCACTTCAGACTCTCTTTCCTCACGTCGCTATAGAAACGCATCAG AGTAACTGGCTGGAGGTGTTTACACAAGCACAGGCGTCCCTCACTCACATACAACAGATTCCAGAAGCATCACAGAATGAAGTGTCAAGCTCAGAACTGACG GAACTACAACAGAAGCTTGTCCAATCAGAGGAGAGTGGGCGGTTACTGCAGGCTGAGTGTGAACAGTACAAATCCACTCTCAGTGAAACG gagAGCATGCTGAAGGTTTTGCAGAAGAGTGTGGGGGAAGGAGAGCTGGCATGGAAGTCAAAGATCTCAGATGCAGAAGAGCAAAGGCTGGCG ACCCTGGATCAGGTGAAGGTCCTGGAGGAGACGATGGAGAGAATGAAAGCCGACACACAGGACACAGAACAG CTGAAGGGTCAGGTGATGCTGATGGAAGCACAGCTGGAGAAACAGCTGGAGTCCATAACCATCAGTCAGACATATGAAGAAGAGATGTCTCAG ctGAAGACATTGTTATCAGAAGCTCACAGTCATCTGATGTCCGCCAAAGCAGAGGCACAGGAGCAAAAAGCAGAACTTTCATTG GCGCAGATGCAACTGGAAGAAGCCACAAATAAACTCCAGACAGAGGAGAACACTAGACAGCGGCTGACAAGCGATTATGAACAG ttgcaGAAGTGTGTGAAGGATCTCGAGGCCCAGTTAGAAGAGCTCAAAGCTTCTGGAGATGGACCaaatgaagaacaaaag gAGAGACTGGAAAAGGAGATGAAATTGACACAAGACCTCAACCAGTCAGCCACTAAACTACAGGATGTCTTGAAGAGCACTCAGGAAGAACTGACCAAAGAGAAGGAGACTGTGAAGAGCCAGCAGGAGCAGATACAGGGCAAG GAAACTGAGGAGTCAAAAGAAGGGACATCTGTCTGA